The Acidobacteriota bacterium genome includes a window with the following:
- a CDS encoding NUDIX hydrolase — MTKAKDHAEKLGASEILYSGRVFSLERHRVREPNGLLATRDIIHHPGSSVILPVLPDGNVVLIRQYRIAINCEIWELPAGTRDPKETFLQTAKRELTEETGYRARRWKKLVEYFPSPGFLNERMAIYLADQLVPGQATPEDDEQITVHRFSFERALQMIRTGQICDSKTLIGLLYWKQFVVAQTQPKSNRKIK, encoded by the coding sequence ATGACCAAAGCAAAAGACCATGCAGAGAAGCTGGGCGCCAGCGAGATCTTGTACTCAGGCCGTGTTTTTTCGCTGGAGCGCCACCGCGTTCGTGAACCGAATGGCCTGCTGGCCACGCGAGATATAATTCACCACCCTGGCTCGTCGGTAATCCTGCCCGTGCTGCCAGACGGCAACGTCGTATTGATCCGGCAATATCGCATCGCCATCAACTGCGAGATATGGGAACTGCCCGCGGGAACGCGCGACCCCAAGGAAACTTTTTTGCAAACCGCCAAGCGGGAGTTGACGGAAGAAACCGGCTATCGTGCGCGCAGATGGAAAAAGCTGGTGGAATACTTTCCATCTCCGGGCTTTCTGAACGAGCGGATGGCAATCTATCTGGCCGACCAGCTTGTGCCGGGCCAGGCTACTCCAGAGGACGACGAGCAGATTACCGTGCATCGCTTTTCTTTTGAACGGGCCTTGCAAATGATTCGGACCGGACAGATATGCGACTCAAAGACCTTGATTGGGTTGCTCTACTGGAAGCAGTTCGTGGTGGCCCAGACTCAACCAAAATCAAACAGGAAGATTAAATAA
- the queF gene encoding NADPH-dependent 7-cyano-7-deazaguanine reductase QueF has protein sequence MKKDYPDDLSRAGLTAALPALSTWPNQFPKTEITIMVPEYTSICPKTHLPDFGTITIRYVPGRTCIELKSLKYYLLGYRNLGIFYENAVNRILEDIADACRPEWAIVKGEFSTRGGMHSIIEVRYDKPSKSQSKTSRS, from the coding sequence ATGAAGAAGGACTATCCCGACGATCTGTCCCGCGCGGGACTAACCGCGGCGCTCCCGGCGCTCTCCACCTGGCCCAATCAGTTTCCGAAAACTGAGATTACCATTATGGTGCCTGAATACACATCCATCTGCCCGAAGACGCACCTGCCCGATTTCGGGACCATCACCATTCGCTACGTGCCAGGCCGCACCTGCATCGAGCTGAAGTCGCTGAAGTACTATCTGTTGGGCTATCGCAATTTAGGGATTTTTTATGAGAACGCGGTCAACCGGATACTGGAAGACATCGCGGATGCCTGTCGGCCCGAGTGGGCCATTGTGAAGGGCGAGTTCAGCACCCGAGGCGGCATGCATAGCATAATAGAAGTCCGCTACGACAAACCGAGTAAGTCTCAGAGCAAAACCAGCCGCAGTTAA
- a CDS encoding ArgR family transcriptional regulator, which yields MIGSASVAPIVNKAFRHEQILNVIRHKEVRTQDELSHALKGVGVRVTQVTLSRDIREMGLVKGPRGYQEAGAAAGSDGEETNSFKRDVVDYVRDVLVAQNLLIIRTVRGTAAPVADAIDKEHWPEIVGTIAGEDTVFAAAPDGKRAQEARDRLLALLK from the coding sequence ATGATAGGCTCTGCGAGCGTTGCACCCATTGTGAACAAAGCATTTCGCCACGAGCAGATATTGAACGTAATCCGCCATAAGGAAGTGCGCACGCAGGATGAGCTTTCTCATGCGCTGAAGGGCGTTGGCGTGCGCGTAACGCAGGTTACGCTTTCCCGCGATATCCGTGAAATGGGTTTGGTCAAGGGGCCGCGCGGATATCAGGAGGCAGGAGCCGCCGCCGGGTCTGATGGCGAGGAGACCAACAGCTTTAAGCGCGATGTGGTCGATTACGTTCGGGATGTGCTGGTCGCGCAGAATCTGCTGATCATCCGTACCGTGCGTGGCACGGCTGCGCCGGTGGCCGACGCAATTGATAAGGAGCACTGGCCGGAAATCGTTGGGACCATTGCCGGAGAAGATACGGTTTTCGCCGCCGCTCCGGATGGGAAAAGGGCGCAAGAAGCGCGTGACCGGCTATTGGCTTTACTGAAGTAG
- a CDS encoding electron transfer flavoprotein-ubiquinone oxidoreductase, translated as MAERERFDTTVLIVGAGPAGLGTALRLTQLIHQHNSEIDRGSRQGRKLSTEEICLLEKGREIGSHLLSGAVMDPRALRELLPEFDSADGPDAAPIACPVARDEVYYLTELGQWKLPILPPFFHNSGNKIVSLNRLGRWLGEKVEQSGATIFAGFAGRELVYEEGRVTGVLTDDKGVDRAGNHKSNFEPGYHVRARITVLAEGSRGSLAKQLLADTLPSRIPPSSSNPQTYAVGVKELWEIPSGRIAPGTVIHSAGWPLRSDQFGGGWLYAMPEGMISVGLVSGLDYRDPRFDPHTAFQRYKTHPLIRRILEGGQLVKYGAKSIPEGGWYSLPPLSISGTLLVGDTAGFLNSQRLKGIHLAMKSGMLAAETIYQAMAADDFSDARMSEYALRVENSWIREELWPVRNFHQAMQNGPLRGGAHVALQMLTGGRGLYARYPSRPGHEHMAKLIQVAENSQPPLVPDGKLTFSKTTDVFHSATRHEENQPSHLLIADTNICNTRCTVEYGNPCQNFCPAAVYEMVEGKQRREIHLNPSNCVHCKTCDIMDPYQIITWVPPEGGGGPSYENL; from the coding sequence ATGGCAGAGCGCGAACGTTTTGACACAACCGTTCTGATCGTCGGCGCCGGACCGGCTGGCCTGGGGACCGCGCTACGGCTGACGCAGCTAATCCATCAGCATAATTCTGAAATTGACCGCGGTTCCCGTCAGGGACGAAAACTCTCGACTGAAGAAATTTGTCTATTGGAGAAGGGCCGGGAGATCGGCTCACATCTTCTCTCTGGCGCGGTGATGGACCCGCGTGCCCTGCGTGAGTTGCTGCCCGAATTCGATTCCGCGGATGGCCCTGATGCGGCTCCAATCGCCTGTCCCGTTGCACGCGATGAAGTCTACTATTTGACGGAACTTGGTCAATGGAAACTGCCCATCCTTCCACCGTTCTTTCACAATTCCGGAAATAAGATTGTTTCACTGAACCGTCTGGGGCGCTGGCTGGGGGAGAAAGTCGAACAGTCGGGCGCGACCATTTTCGCCGGTTTCGCGGGCAGGGAATTGGTATATGAAGAGGGCCGCGTAACAGGCGTCCTTACCGATGACAAGGGCGTGGACCGCGCAGGAAATCACAAGAGCAACTTTGAGCCTGGTTATCATGTGCGCGCCAGGATTACGGTGCTGGCGGAGGGCTCGCGCGGCTCACTCGCCAAACAACTGCTGGCCGACACTCTCCCATCCAGGATTCCTCCCAGTAGCAGCAATCCACAGACCTATGCTGTCGGCGTCAAGGAATTGTGGGAAATTCCATCGGGCAGGATCGCGCCGGGAACGGTGATCCATTCGGCGGGCTGGCCGCTGCGCAGCGATCAGTTTGGCGGCGGCTGGCTCTACGCCATGCCGGAGGGGATGATTTCGGTCGGTCTGGTTTCCGGCCTCGATTATCGCGACCCACGGTTTGACCCGCACACCGCATTTCAACGCTATAAAACCCATCCTCTGATTCGGCGGATTCTGGAAGGCGGGCAGTTGGTGAAGTATGGAGCCAAGTCGATTCCCGAAGGTGGCTGGTACTCGCTGCCGCCACTTTCCATATCGGGAACGCTGCTGGTGGGGGACACCGCGGGTTTCCTGAATTCTCAAAGGCTGAAGGGAATTCATCTGGCCATGAAGAGCGGCATGCTGGCCGCCGAAACGATTTATCAGGCGATGGCGGCGGACGATTTCTCCGACGCGCGGATGAGCGAGTACGCCTTGCGTGTCGAAAACAGTTGGATTCGTGAAGAGCTTTGGCCGGTCCGCAACTTTCACCAGGCGATGCAAAACGGGCCTCTGCGCGGCGGAGCTCATGTGGCGCTGCAAATGCTCACCGGCGGGCGAGGGCTATACGCGCGATATCCGAGCCGCCCCGGTCACGAACACATGGCGAAGCTCATTCAGGTAGCGGAGAATAGCCAGCCTCCGTTGGTTCCGGATGGCAAGCTGACATTTAGCAAGACAACGGATGTATTTCATTCCGCCACACGGCATGAAGAGAACCAACCATCGCATCTTTTAATCGCGGACACGAATATTTGCAATACGCGTTGCACGGTGGAATATGGTAATCCCTGCCAGAATTTTTGTCCGGCGGCAGTGTACGAAATGGTGGAAGGCAAGCAGCGCCGTGAGATTCATTTGAACCCATCCAACTGTGTCCATTGCAAAACTTGCGATATCATGGACCCGTACCAAATTATTACCTGGGTTCCGCCCGAGGGCGGCGGCGGCCCCAGCTACGAGAACCTCTAG
- a CDS encoding electron transfer flavoprotein subunit alpha/FixB family protein: MTQSIIAILEHQDGKIVRLSWEALAAAQKLGAALNLPVEAMVLGSGLGHLAGQVAACKVTQVINLDAAELSQYTPDAYCLALHGAVAIRNPSYVFLPHTYQVREFAPKLAARMGRAILSDCTGFRIEGGEVIFSRQLYQGKLSADLSFEGDGPYFISVQAGSFPAAQLERGENPAPVIVERVELPNDSIRTIPLERVQEAKRTVDLSQAEVIVAVGRGIKEAENLPLVEKLAAALGGQIAGSRPICDSGWLPMERQVGSSGQTVSPKLYFAIGISGAIQHLVGMKGSRTIVAINKDPNAPIFEVADFGIVANLFDVLPALTEEIIKARQG; the protein is encoded by the coding sequence ATGACTCAGTCCATCATCGCCATACTGGAACATCAGGATGGGAAAATCGTCCGCTTAAGCTGGGAAGCACTCGCCGCCGCGCAGAAGTTGGGTGCGGCGCTGAACCTGCCAGTGGAAGCGATGGTGCTGGGTTCTGGGCTGGGCCATCTCGCCGGCCAGGTGGCTGCCTGCAAAGTTACGCAGGTTATTAATCTCGATGCTGCGGAGCTGAGTCAATACACACCCGATGCGTATTGCCTTGCCTTGCATGGTGCGGTTGCGATCCGCAATCCTTCCTACGTATTTCTTCCGCACACTTATCAAGTCCGGGAATTTGCCCCGAAGCTGGCGGCGCGGATGGGGCGTGCAATACTCAGCGATTGCACCGGATTCCGTATTGAGGGTGGCGAGGTGATTTTTTCCCGCCAGCTCTATCAGGGCAAGCTGAGCGCTGATTTGAGTTTCGAGGGAGACGGCCCCTATTTCATTTCCGTGCAAGCCGGAAGTTTCCCCGCTGCCCAGCTTGAGCGCGGCGAAAACCCTGCGCCGGTAATTGTGGAGCGGGTGGAGTTACCGAACGATTCAATACGCACCATCCCTCTGGAACGTGTGCAGGAGGCGAAGCGCACGGTCGATCTTTCGCAGGCCGAAGTGATCGTGGCCGTGGGCCGCGGCATCAAGGAGGCTGAGAACCTTCCGCTGGTGGAGAAACTCGCCGCGGCACTCGGCGGGCAGATCGCCGGGTCGCGTCCGATCTGCGATAGCGGATGGCTGCCCATGGAACGGCAGGTGGGCAGCTCCGGGCAGACGGTCTCACCCAAACTCTATTTTGCCATCGGCATCTCTGGAGCCATTCAGCATCTGGTGGGCATGAAAGGCTCGCGGACCATCGTGGCGATCAACAAAGACCCCAATGCCCCCATATTTGAAGTGGCCGATTTCGGCATCGTCGCCAATCTGTTTGATGTTCTTCCAGCCTTGACGGAAGAGATTATTAAAGCCCGCCAAGGCTAA
- a CDS encoding electron transfer flavoprotein subunit beta/FixA family protein, whose translation MKILVCLKQVSAKESTLRLSEDSLHVRESDLSFEINEPDTFALEEALRLKEKLGGEVVVVSLGPARILASIREALAKGADRGIHIETEHSESVDRAWAAGRIAAAVREEKFDLVLTGLQSDDLGTGQTGVILAEILGLPHATIIMEIQIEECRIKAKRELENGWFEWVEMPLPALLTIQSGLNKPRYASLLGIKKARTKEIRRVTPAELGAEVSGTNTLRLRKIYVPIKSKNTEFLEGTPKEAAAKLVERIRREIASLQS comes from the coding sequence ATGAAAATACTGGTCTGCCTAAAGCAAGTTTCTGCCAAGGAATCCACGCTACGGTTGAGCGAGGACTCCCTCCATGTGCGTGAATCCGATCTGAGTTTTGAAATCAACGAACCCGATACATTTGCTCTCGAAGAAGCGCTGCGCCTGAAGGAAAAGCTCGGAGGAGAGGTCGTAGTGGTCAGCCTTGGACCAGCCAGGATTCTGGCGTCCATCCGCGAAGCATTGGCCAAAGGGGCGGACCGCGGCATTCATATCGAGACGGAACATTCGGAGTCGGTGGATCGTGCGTGGGCCGCGGGACGGATTGCCGCGGCGGTTCGCGAGGAGAAGTTTGATCTCGTGCTCACCGGATTGCAGTCGGACGATTTGGGGACAGGGCAAACGGGCGTGATCCTGGCGGAGATTCTCGGTCTACCCCACGCCACCATCATTATGGAAATTCAGATTGAGGAATGTCGTATTAAGGCCAAGCGCGAACTCGAGAATGGGTGGTTTGAATGGGTGGAGATGCCGCTGCCAGCGCTGCTGACCATTCAGTCTGGATTGAATAAGCCGCGCTATGCCAGCCTGCTGGGCATCAAAAAAGCCAGGACCAAGGAAATACGCCGCGTAACGCCGGCGGAACTTGGGGCAGAGGTTTCCGGAACGAACACGCTTAGACTCAGGAAAATTTATGTTCCTATAAAATCCAAGAACACGGAATTTCTAGAAGGAACACCGAAGGAAGCTGCCGCCAAACTGGTTGAGCGAATACGCCGCGAGATTGCTTCTTTGCAAAGTTAG
- the fabF gene encoding beta-ketoacyl-[acyl-carrier-protein] synthase II — protein MGRRVVITGVGLVTALGIGTEESWKAILAGQSGVGTISRFDLTDYSCTIAAEVKGFDPLLWIEKKEIKKMGLFIQFALAAADFAMKQSGLKVTDDISERTGVCIGSGIGGFDVIEREHTALMQGGPRRISPFFIPASIVNLAAGHVSIRHNARGPNSATCTACSSSAHSLGDAFKIIQRGAADVMISGGAEAAITPMGVGGFASMRALSTRNEEPTRASRPFDKERDGFVIGEGAGILVLEELEFAKQRGANIIAEIVGYGMSGDAFHITQPSEDADGAFRAMRATLEDAGVKPEQVDYINAHGTSTPFNDRLETLAIKRLFGDHARKVAISSTKSMTGHLLGGAGGVEAGFAVLSLRDQIIPATTNYENPDPDCDLDYVPNQARPAKLDYILSNSFGFGGTNAALLFRRFHE, from the coding sequence ATGGGCAGACGAGTCGTCATTACCGGAGTTGGCTTGGTGACCGCCCTTGGGATCGGTACGGAGGAGTCTTGGAAGGCGATCCTCGCCGGACAATCCGGCGTGGGTACCATTTCACGATTTGATCTGACGGATTACTCCTGCACCATCGCCGCGGAAGTGAAAGGGTTCGATCCGCTGCTCTGGATTGAGAAAAAAGAAATCAAGAAAATGGGATTGTTCATCCAGTTCGCCCTCGCGGCGGCGGACTTTGCTATGAAGCAATCCGGGTTGAAAGTTACCGACGATATCTCCGAGCGAACAGGCGTTTGTATTGGCTCCGGCATCGGGGGATTCGATGTCATCGAGCGCGAGCACACCGCGCTCATGCAGGGTGGACCACGCCGGATATCACCTTTCTTCATCCCCGCCAGCATCGTCAATCTCGCCGCCGGCCATGTTTCGATCCGACATAATGCCAGGGGGCCAAACTCGGCCACCTGTACGGCGTGCTCTTCGAGCGCGCATTCCCTCGGCGATGCTTTTAAGATTATTCAGCGAGGCGCGGCGGACGTCATGATTAGCGGTGGAGCGGAGGCTGCCATCACTCCGATGGGCGTGGGCGGGTTTGCCTCCATGCGAGCACTCTCCACGCGAAACGAGGAACCCACTCGCGCCAGCAGGCCGTTCGATAAAGAACGCGATGGTTTTGTCATCGGCGAAGGCGCAGGCATCCTGGTCCTCGAAGAACTGGAGTTCGCCAAGCAACGCGGGGCCAACATTATTGCTGAGATCGTCGGCTACGGAATGTCCGGCGACGCTTTCCACATCACTCAGCCTTCTGAAGATGCCGACGGTGCTTTCCGTGCGATGCGGGCCACACTTGAAGATGCCGGTGTGAAGCCTGAACAGGTCGATTACATCAATGCTCACGGGACTTCCACGCCATTTAATGATCGGTTGGAGACCCTGGCCATTAAGCGGTTGTTTGGCGATCACGCTCGCAAGGTGGCCATTAGTTCAACGAAATCCATGACGGGTCATTTGCTCGGCGGCGCCGGCGGAGTTGAGGCTGGCTTTGCTGTGCTTTCCTTGCGTGATCAAATTATTCCGGCTACCACCAACTATGAAAATCCCGATCCAGATTGCGATCTGGACTATGTCCCCAATCAGGCGCGTCCCGCCAAGTTGGACTACATCCTCAGCAACTCCTTTGGGTTCGGGGGAACCAACGCCGCGCTGCTGTTCCGCCGCTTCCACGAGTAA
- a CDS encoding acyl carrier protein, whose amino-acid sequence MASIEEKVKQIIVEQLGVEESEVTPTASFVDDLGADSLDTVELVMALEESFEITIPDEDAEKIKTVKQAIDYIQSHSKG is encoded by the coding sequence ATGGCCTCGATTGAAGAGAAAGTAAAGCAGATTATCGTTGAGCAGCTTGGAGTGGAAGAGTCGGAGGTTACGCCGACCGCTTCTTTTGTGGACGACCTGGGAGCCGACTCGCTCGATACGGTTGAGCTGGTAATGGCGCTCGAGGAGTCCTTCGAGATCACCATTCCCGACGAGGATGCGGAAAAAATTAAGACCGTCAAGCAGGCCATTGATTACATCCAGTCGCATTCTAAAGGCTAG
- the phoU gene encoding phosphate signaling complex protein PhoU, with the protein MDGVLLRWRPDRIWVDKGNIYSPAQTRDGRLHHRKIRLAFFSYTFFLTPWYTLAHHLQIEIARLKRRLLTIGETVAMTVQKAVTAILERRAGLAEEVILGDNRINLGEVEIEEECLKLLALYQPVAADLRFIAAVMRINNDLERMGDEAVNIAEHAQTLAQSEPLVYPPQIEQMTAATMRMLLGSLDSFIKADPYAARDICAADDEVDDYNRRVIEQVWQMMKQDSSTIERATHLFSVSRHLERIADHATNIAEDVVYMVEGVIIRHHPVSRQTDQ; encoded by the coding sequence CTGGACGGCGTTCTTCTCCGCTGGAGACCTGATCGAATTTGGGTCGACAAAGGAAATATTTACTCGCCCGCGCAAACGCGAGACGGAAGACTACATCACCGGAAAATTCGGTTAGCATTCTTTTCTTACACCTTTTTTCTTACACCTTGGTACACTTTGGCACACCATTTACAAATTGAGATTGCGCGCCTGAAACGCCGTCTACTAACCATCGGCGAGACCGTGGCGATGACTGTTCAGAAAGCGGTTACCGCCATTCTGGAGCGCCGCGCCGGCCTGGCCGAGGAGGTCATACTCGGCGACAATCGCATTAATCTGGGCGAAGTCGAGATCGAAGAGGAGTGCCTGAAGCTGCTGGCTCTTTATCAGCCGGTGGCGGCCGATCTTCGCTTCATCGCTGCGGTGATGCGTATCAACAATGATCTGGAGCGCATGGGAGATGAGGCGGTAAATATCGCCGAGCACGCCCAAACCTTGGCTCAGTCAGAGCCTCTCGTATACCCACCCCAAATTGAGCAAATGACCGCGGCCACCATGCGCATGCTCTTGGGAAGCCTGGACTCCTTCATCAAGGCAGACCCCTATGCCGCGAGAGACATCTGCGCGGCAGACGACGAAGTGGATGACTATAATCGCCGCGTAATTGAACAGGTCTGGCAGATGATGAAACAGGATTCATCTACGATTGAACGGGCCACGCATCTGTTTTCTGTTTCCCGCCATCTTGAAAGGATTGCCGACCACGCTACAAACATCGCCGAAGATGTGGTTTATATGGTTGAAGGCGTCATCATTCGCCACCACCCTGTGAGTCGGCAGACGGATCAGTAA
- the pstB gene encoding phosphate ABC transporter ATP-binding protein: MVKESEMMANETVQPPVVGGSILEAVSLSIRYGVVPAVRQINLAIAERQITAIIGPSGCGKSTFLRAFNRMNDFIPAVSTEGQALYRGVNLYSPDIDPVEVRRRIGMVFQKPNPFPRSIAKNVSWGPSINGHTGNLAELVESSLRKAALWDEVKDKLDQSGLALSGGQQQRLCIARAIALEPDVILMDEPCSALDPASTARIEDLLFELKERYTIVIVTHNMQQAARLSDWTAFFSAGDLIEFGSTKEIFTRPRKRETEDYITGKFG, from the coding sequence ATGGTAAAAGAGTCGGAGATGATGGCGAATGAAACGGTTCAGCCTCCAGTTGTCGGGGGATCCATCCTGGAAGCCGTTTCTTTGAGCATTCGCTACGGAGTCGTTCCCGCCGTGCGCCAAATTAATTTGGCCATCGCGGAGCGGCAGATCACGGCCATCATCGGTCCGTCCGGTTGTGGCAAGAGCACCTTCTTGCGCGCCTTCAATCGGATGAATGACTTTATCCCAGCGGTTTCCACGGAAGGCCAGGCGCTCTACAGGGGCGTCAACCTGTACTCTCCTGATATCGATCCCGTTGAAGTGCGACGGCGCATCGGCATGGTTTTTCAAAAACCCAACCCCTTTCCCCGGTCCATCGCCAAAAACGTCTCCTGGGGACCTTCCATCAATGGACATACTGGTAATCTGGCGGAGTTGGTCGAAAGCTCGTTGCGTAAGGCCGCTTTATGGGACGAAGTGAAGGACAAGCTCGACCAGAGCGGGTTGGCGCTCTCCGGGGGGCAGCAACAGCGGTTGTGCATCGCGCGTGCCATTGCCCTGGAGCCGGATGTGATTCTCATGGACGAGCCTTGCTCGGCTCTTGATCCGGCATCCACGGCGCGCATTGAGGACCTCCTGTTCGAATTGAAAGAACGGTACACGATCGTCATCGTTACCCACAATATGCAGCAAGCCGCGCGGCTTTCGGACTGGACGGCGTTCTTCTCCGCTGGAGACCTGATCGAATTTGGGTCGACAAAGGAAATATTTACTCGCCCGCGCAAACGCGAGACGGAAGACTACATCACCGGAAAATTCGGTTAG
- the pstA gene encoding phosphate ABC transporter permease PstA: MSEVATILLKSEGSNLQRRHRRSRMMKTFFQVATWTGVFILAILLIQISWQAMGWLDLQFLTSFPSRFAEKAGIKAALWGTIWLILLTAVISIPIGVGAAVYLEEYSGPSWLNTTIEINIANLAGTPSIVYGILGLALFVRWLDLGRSLLAGALTMSLLILPVTIMASREALRAVPKSIRLASFALGATRWNTIRHHLLPAALPGIMTGIILALSRAIGESAPLVMIGALSYVAFTPNGPMDSFSALPIQIFNWASRPQKEFYSLAAAGIVVLLLVLLTMNAAAIWIRARAQKDSRW, from the coding sequence ATGAGCGAAGTGGCCACAATTTTACTGAAATCGGAAGGGTCCAACCTGCAGCGGCGGCATCGTCGCAGCCGGATGATGAAAACTTTTTTTCAAGTAGCCACCTGGACGGGAGTCTTCATTCTGGCCATTCTGCTGATTCAGATTTCATGGCAGGCGATGGGCTGGCTGGATCTGCAGTTTCTGACCAGTTTTCCCTCGCGGTTTGCGGAAAAGGCGGGTATCAAGGCGGCACTGTGGGGAACCATCTGGCTGATCCTGCTTACCGCGGTCATCTCCATTCCCATTGGCGTAGGCGCCGCGGTCTATCTGGAAGAATACTCGGGCCCCAGTTGGTTGAACACCACGATTGAAATCAATATCGCCAACCTCGCCGGGACCCCGTCGATTGTCTATGGTATTCTCGGCTTGGCGCTGTTTGTCCGTTGGTTAGACTTGGGAAGGAGCTTGCTGGCTGGCGCATTGACCATGAGCTTGTTGATTCTTCCGGTGACCATAATGGCCAGCCGCGAGGCGTTGCGGGCTGTTCCCAAATCGATTCGCCTGGCTTCCTTTGCGTTAGGCGCTACCAGGTGGAACACGATTCGTCATCACCTGCTGCCGGCGGCGTTGCCGGGGATTATGACCGGAATCATTTTGGCGTTGTCTCGAGCCATCGGGGAATCTGCTCCGCTGGTAATGATTGGGGCGCTTAGCTATGTGGCATTTACTCCGAATGGTCCCATGGATTCCTTCAGCGCCTTGCCCATTCAGATATTCAACTGGGCCTCACGCCCGCAGAAAGAGTTTTACAGTCTGGCCGCCGCCGGCATTGTCGTATTGCTGCTAGTCTTGTTGACAATGAACGCGGCAGCCATCTGGATTCGCGCTCGGGCGCAGAAAGATTCACGATGGTAA
- the pstC gene encoding phosphate ABC transporter permease subunit PstC, with translation MSTTTTSRTALDSLRVRGHRRWVEEAIRLALFLCAFLSVATTVGIIWVLVREASAFFFAVSPIEFLTGTRWAPLIEPRSFGVLPLVCGTMLVVAGAALVSLPLGLASGIFLSEYASHRSRNILKPVLEILAGVPTVVYGYFAITFVTPLLMRVLPQTQVFNAASAAFVVGIMILPMVCSLCDDACRAVPQSLRDAGYALGATELEVSTQVVLPGALSGVLASFVLALSRAIGETMAVTLAAGATPKLTMNPLESIQTMTAYIVQVSLGDTPAGGISYQTIFAVGALLFVITLIMNLLANRVLRRFREVYE, from the coding sequence TTGAGTACTACAACCACAAGTCGCACCGCGCTCGATAGCCTTCGCGTACGGGGACATCGTCGATGGGTGGAGGAAGCCATCCGCCTGGCGCTGTTCCTGTGCGCGTTTCTTTCAGTGGCCACCACGGTGGGGATCATCTGGGTACTGGTGCGCGAAGCCTCCGCCTTCTTCTTTGCTGTTTCACCAATCGAGTTTTTGACCGGAACGCGCTGGGCTCCGCTTATCGAGCCGAGGTCATTCGGCGTGCTCCCTCTCGTTTGCGGGACCATGCTGGTAGTGGCCGGGGCCGCCCTGGTCAGCTTGCCCTTGGGACTGGCGAGCGGTATTTTCCTAAGCGAGTACGCATCGCATCGCTCACGCAATATCCTCAAGCCAGTTCTGGAGATTCTGGCTGGAGTCCCGACCGTCGTCTACGGGTACTTTGCCATCACTTTTGTAACCCCTCTGTTGATGCGTGTGTTACCGCAGACCCAAGTCTTCAACGCGGCCAGCGCTGCATTTGTGGTCGGCATCATGATTCTTCCCATGGTGTGCTCACTCTGCGACGATGCCTGCCGCGCGGTGCCACAATCGCTGCGCGACGCTGGCTACGCGCTGGGGGCAACTGAGCTGGAAGTTTCCACGCAGGTGGTTTTGCCCGGCGCTCTCTCGGGCGTGCTGGCCTCGTTTGTGCTGGCGCTCTCCCGCGCCATCGGCGAGACCATGGCGGTTACCTTGGCTGCTGGAGCCACTCCTAAGCTGACCATGAATCCGCTCGAAAGCATTCAGACTATGACGGCTTACATCGTCCAGGTGTCGCTCGGCGACACTCCGGCGGGCGGCATCTCCTATCAAACTATATTCGCTGTCGGAGCTCTGTTGTTTGTGATCACTCTCATAATGAACTTGCTGGCGAATCGAGTATTGCGGCGTTTTCGTGAGGTCTATGAATGA